In a single window of the Pelagibacterium sp. 26DY04 genome:
- the upp gene encoding uracil phosphoribosyltransferase, with protein MQNLTIVDHPLVQHKLTIMRCKDTSTASFRRLLREIAHLLCYEVTRDLEVEYIDIETPVGPTRAPTLKGKKLVFASILRAGEGLLTGMLDLVPSARVAHIGLYRDPETLEAVEYYFKAPSDAADRLVIVVDPMLATANSAVAAVEKLKARGANNIRFLCLLAAPEGVERFTKAHPDVPIFTASLDEKLNEHGYIVPGLGDAGDRMYGTR; from the coding sequence ATGCAGAACCTTACCATCGTCGATCACCCGCTTGTGCAGCACAAGCTGACCATCATGCGCTGCAAGGACACCTCGACGGCAAGCTTCCGCCGGCTGCTGCGCGAGATCGCGCATCTTTTGTGCTATGAGGTGACGCGTGATCTCGAGGTCGAATATATCGACATCGAAACGCCGGTCGGCCCCACCCGGGCACCCACGCTCAAGGGCAAGAAGCTGGTTTTCGCCTCGATCCTGCGTGCAGGCGAAGGGCTTTTGACTGGCATGCTCGACCTGGTGCCGTCGGCGCGCGTGGCTCATATCGGGCTGTACCGCGATCCCGAAACGCTTGAAGCTGTGGAATATTACTTCAAGGCGCCGTCGGACGCCGCCGACCGGCTGGTGATCGTCGTCGATCCCATGCTGGCCACGGCCAATTCGGCGGTGGCGGCGGTGGAAAAGCTCAAGGCGCGCGGTGCCAACAACATCCGCTTCCTGTGCCTTCTCGCCGCGCCCGAAGGCGTCGAGCGGTTCACCAAGGCGCATCCCGACGTGCCGATCTTCACCGCCAGCCTCGACGAAAAACTCAACGAGCATGGCTATATCGTCCCCGGTCTGGGGGATGCGGGCGACCGGATGTACGGGACGCGGTAA
- a CDS encoding aldehyde dehydrogenase family protein: protein MSKVAEIFETLEYGPAPEAAGPALEWLDKHGRKFGHFIDGGFTKPGKTFASTNPANGERLADVSEGSEADVDKAVKAARAAFSGWSGLSGYERAKYLYAIARQIQKESRLFAVLETLDNGKPIRETRDIDIPLVARHFYHHAGWAQHIEKSFPDHVPYGVCGQIIPWNFPLLMLAWKIAPALAAGNTVVLKPAEFTSLTALLFAEICARIGLPKGVVNIVTGAGETGEAIVNHPDIDKIAFTGSTEVGKIIRRATAGSGKGLSLELGGKSPFVVFEDADLDSAVEGLVDAIWFNQGQVCCAGSRLLIQESIEDKFIAKIKARMKTLRVGDPLDKSVDIGALVAPVQVERVLDLLKTGRLEGGEFYSPDTEIPGDGCYVRPTLVTGISPAHTLASEEIFGPVLVAMSFRTPEEAVALANNTRYGLAASVWTENVNLALDIAPKIKAGVVWVNSTNQFDASVGFGGYRESGFGREGGREGMGAYLKPAWEKKLKAAPALKLPAPAEGREVEGIDRTAKLYIGGKQARPDSGYARPVLASDGKYLGEVGEGNRKDIRNAVEAARAAAGWGNATAHNRSQVLYYLGENLDYRKAEFADRIRSMTGASANAARREVELSVERLFAFAGWADKFDGAVHNPPARMMAVAMVEPVGVLGIAAPIESPLLGAMALLAPAIAMGNTVVLIPSEAHPLAMTDFYQVLETSDVPAGVVNIVTGPATSLAKTLAEHDGVDGIWFAGSLEASAEIERLSAGNVKQSWTTRGLGLDWSDPVMEGDYLLGKATQVKNIWVPYGA from the coding sequence ATGAGCAAAGTCGCTGAAATCTTCGAAACCCTCGAATATGGCCCGGCCCCCGAGGCCGCCGGCCCGGCGCTGGAATGGCTGGACAAGCATGGGCGCAAGTTCGGGCACTTTATCGATGGCGGCTTTACCAAGCCGGGCAAGACGTTCGCTTCGACCAATCCGGCCAATGGGGAAAGGCTCGCCGATGTGAGCGAAGGCTCCGAGGCCGATGTGGATAAGGCCGTCAAGGCCGCCCGCGCGGCGTTCTCCGGCTGGTCGGGTCTTTCGGGCTATGAGCGCGCCAAATATCTTTACGCCATCGCGCGGCAGATCCAGAAGGAAAGCCGGCTCTTCGCCGTGCTCGAAACGCTCGACAACGGCAAGCCGATCCGCGAGACGCGCGATATCGACATCCCGCTCGTGGCGCGGCATTTCTACCACCACGCCGGCTGGGCCCAGCATATCGAAAAGAGCTTCCCCGACCACGTGCCCTATGGCGTGTGCGGCCAGATAATTCCGTGGAACTTCCCGCTGCTGATGCTGGCCTGGAAGATTGCGCCCGCATTGGCGGCGGGTAACACCGTGGTCTTGAAGCCGGCCGAGTTTACCTCGCTGACTGCGCTGCTGTTCGCCGAAATCTGCGCCCGTATCGGCCTCCCCAAAGGCGTGGTCAATATCGTGACCGGCGCAGGGGAGACGGGCGAGGCCATCGTCAACCACCCCGATATCGACAAGATCGCCTTCACCGGCTCGACCGAAGTGGGCAAGATCATCCGCCGCGCCACTGCCGGCTCGGGCAAGGGACTCTCGCTGGAGCTGGGCGGAAAATCGCCCTTCGTCGTCTTCGAAGACGCCGATCTCGACAGCGCCGTCGAAGGGCTGGTCGATGCCATCTGGTTCAACCAGGGGCAGGTGTGCTGCGCCGGCTCCCGGCTGCTGATCCAGGAATCGATCGAGGACAAATTCATCGCCAAGATCAAGGCGCGCATGAAGACCCTGCGCGTCGGCGATCCGCTCGACAAGTCCGTTGATATCGGCGCGCTGGTGGCTCCGGTGCAGGTTGAGCGGGTGCTCGACCTGCTCAAAACCGGGAGACTAGAGGGTGGCGAATTTTATTCGCCCGACACCGAAATTCCGGGCGATGGCTGCTATGTGCGCCCGACGCTGGTGACCGGCATTTCGCCGGCTCATACGCTGGCGAGCGAGGAAATCTTCGGGCCCGTGCTGGTCGCCATGAGCTTCCGCACCCCCGAGGAAGCGGTGGCGCTGGCCAACAACACTAGATACGGGCTAGCGGCATCGGTTTGGACGGAAAACGTAAACCTCGCCCTCGATATCGCGCCGAAAATCAAGGCCGGCGTCGTCTGGGTCAATTCCACCAACCAGTTCGACGCCTCGGTCGGCTTCGGCGGCTACCGCGAATCCGGCTTCGGCCGCGAGGGCGGTCGCGAGGGGATGGGCGCGTATCTCAAGCCCGCTTGGGAGAAAAAGCTCAAAGCCGCCCCAGCGCTAAAGCTGCCGGCTCCTGCCGAGGGCCGCGAGGTGGAGGGTATCGACAGGACCGCCAAGCTCTATATCGGCGGCAAGCAGGCCCGGCCCGATTCTGGTTATGCCCGTCCGGTTCTCGCCTCGGACGGCAAGTATCTGGGCGAAGTGGGCGAGGGCAATCGCAAGGACATCCGCAACGCCGTCGAAGCCGCGCGCGCGGCGGCAGGCTGGGGCAATGCAACGGCCCACAACCGCAGTCAGGTTCTCTATTACCTCGGCGAAAATCTCGACTACCGTAAGGCCGAGTTCGCCGACCGGATCCGGTCGATGACCGGGGCTTCCGCCAATGCGGCCAGGCGCGAGGTCGAGCTTTCCGTCGAGCGGCTGTTCGCCTTCGCCGGCTGGGCCGACAAATTCGATGGCGCGGTGCACAATCCACCGGCGCGCATGATGGCGGTGGCCATGGTCGAACCCGTCGGCGTGCTCGGCATCGCCGCTCCGATCGAGAGCCCGCTGCTCGGCGCCATGGCGCTTCTGGCTCCGGCGATTGCCATGGGCAATACGGTGGTGTTGATCCCCTCAGAGGCGCATCCGCTGGCGATGACCGATTTCTACCAGGTGCTCGAGACCTCCGACGTCCCCGCTGGCGTCGTCAATATCGTGACCGGTCCGGCCACCTCGCTCGCCAAAACCCTGGCCGAGCATGACGGCGTAGACGGCATCTGGTTCGCCGGTTCGCTGGAGGCCAGCGCCGAGATCGAGCGCCTCTCGGCCGGGAACGTCAAGCAGAGCTGGACGACGCGCGGGCTGGGCTTGGATTGGTCCGATCCGGTGATGGAGGGCGACTACCTGCTGGGCAAGGCCACCCAGGTCAAGAACATCTGGGTGCCGTACGGCGCCTGA
- a CDS encoding pilus assembly protein — MTITEKEKPIGPLTRLARRFARSDRGVTAIEFALVGPVFFAIIGATIETALVFFAGYALDTAVIDSSRLIRTGQLSRVASAEDYRREVCGRLYGMFDCDQLRIAVTEINDFADFSPSDPIEQASGAWVMSVDQPLPAFAGSKNYIIEAYYKWPTIMNVPGLNAGQMADGKRLLATSHVIQTEPF, encoded by the coding sequence ATGACCATCACGGAAAAGGAAAAGCCCATCGGACCGCTCACGCGGCTGGCGCGGCGTTTCGCGCGGTCCGATCGCGGTGTCACCGCCATTGAATTCGCGCTGGTGGGACCAGTATTTTTCGCCATCATCGGGGCAACGATCGAGACGGCGCTGGTCTTTTTCGCCGGCTATGCGCTGGACACGGCCGTGATCGACAGCTCCCGCCTGATCCGCACGGGGCAATTGAGCCGCGTTGCTTCGGCGGAAGATTATCGCAGGGAAGTCTGTGGCCGGCTTTATGGCATGTTCGACTGCGATCAGCTGCGGATCGCCGTCACCGAGATCAACGATTTCGCCGATTTTTCGCCGTCCGACCCGATTGAGCAGGCGAGCGGGGCCTGGGTGATGTCGGTCGACCAGCCTCTTCCTGCCTTCGCAGGAAGCAAAAACTACATTATTGAGGCCTATTACAAATGGCCCACCATCATGAACGTTCCCGGACTGAATGCGGGCCAAATGGCGGACGGCAAGCGGCTTTTGGCGACCTCGCATGTCATCCAAACCGAGCCGTTCTAG
- a CDS encoding phosphopentomutase yields the protein MPRAILCLLDSFGIGGAPDAADFGDAGADTLGHIAQACADGRGDIEGVRSGPLYLPNLDGMGLGAAAELSTGAVPPGLTSTPLGGRWGVGREVSIGKDTPSGHWEIAGVPVPFAWGYFPDDKPAFPQELLDKIYAAAGLDGSLANTHASGTQVIEDFGEESISTDKPIFYTSVDSVFQIAAHETHFGLERLYELCQTVFQFTAPMKIGRVIARPFVGETAETFKRTGNRRDFAIDPPEDTILDRLKAAGRQVYAIGKVSDIYAGRGVTHKIKASGNMVLFDRTLEAMDMAADGAMVFTNFVDFDTEYGHRRDPGGYANELEKFDRRLPELIARLRDDDLLVVTADHGNDPTWRGTDHTREQVPILLFSRALGKGSIGLRPVLSDIGETIAHWLGIAPGKHGTSAL from the coding sequence ATGCCCCGCGCCATTCTCTGCTTGCTCGATAGCTTCGGCATCGGCGGGGCTCCCGATGCCGCCGATTTCGGTGATGCCGGCGCCGACACGCTCGGCCATATCGCCCAGGCCTGCGCCGATGGGCGCGGCGATATCGAGGGCGTGCGCTCGGGCCCGCTTTACCTGCCCAATCTCGATGGCATGGGGCTTGGTGCTGCGGCGGAACTATCCACTGGCGCCGTGCCGCCGGGGTTGACCAGCACGCCGCTGGGCGGCCGCTGGGGCGTGGGGCGCGAGGTCTCGATCGGCAAGGATACGCCTTCGGGCCATTGGGAGATCGCCGGGGTGCCGGTGCCGTTCGCCTGGGGCTATTTCCCCGACGACAAACCCGCCTTCCCCCAGGAGTTGCTGGACAAGATCTACGCGGCCGCAGGTCTGGACGGCTCGCTCGCCAATACCCATGCCTCGGGCACGCAGGTGATCGAGGATTTCGGCGAGGAATCGATTTCGACCGACAAGCCGATTTTCTACACCTCGGTGGATTCTGTATTCCAGATCGCGGCGCATGAAACCCATTTCGGGCTCGAACGGCTCTATGAGCTGTGCCAGACCGTGTTCCAGTTCACCGCTCCCATGAAGATCGGCCGCGTCATCGCGCGGCCCTTCGTGGGCGAGACGGCGGAGACCTTCAAGCGCACCGGCAACCGGCGCGATTTCGCCATCGACCCTCCTGAAGACACCATTCTCGACCGCTTGAAAGCTGCTGGCCGCCAGGTCTATGCCATCGGCAAGGTGTCCGACATCTATGCCGGCCGCGGGGTGACCCACAAGATCAAGGCCTCGGGCAATATGGTGCTGTTCGACCGCACGCTCGAAGCCATGGATATGGCCGCCGACGGGGCAATGGTCTTCACCAATTTCGTCGATTTCGACACCGAGTACGGCCATCGGCGCGATCCGGGCGGCTATGCCAACGAGCTGGAGAAATTCGACCGGCGCTTGCCCGAACTGATCGCCAGGCTGCGCGATGACGACCTTCTGGTCGTCACCGCCGATCATGGCAACGACCCCACCTGGCGGGGAACCGATCATACGCGCGAGCAGGTGCCGATTCTGCTTTTCTCGCGCGCGCTGGGCAAGGGATCGATTGGCTTGCGCCCGGTTCTGTCCGATATTGGCGAAACCATCGCCCATTGGCTGGGGATTGCGCCCGGCAAGCACGGGACGAGCGCGTTATAA
- the deoA gene encoding thymidine phosphorylase produces MTLLPQEVIAKKRDGGQLGADEIAGFIAGITSGAVNDAQAAAFAMAVYFQNMSLDERVALTLAMRDSGRVLDWSDLDGPAIDKHSTGGVGDNVSLMLAPILAACGAYVPMISGRGLGHTGGTLDKFDAIPGYMTNPDIETLRRVVKGVGCAIIGQTDDLAPADRRLYAIRDVTATVENISLITASILSKKLAAGLDALILDVKTGSGAFMKTLADSVGLAESLVAVANGAGMTTGALITDMSQPLASAAGNWLEVKNAIDFLTGTHRDKRLEEVTLALCAQGLVLGGMALDADDGLLRARMALESGRAAEKFFAMANALGSWHDLSAYAPDPTPIVRDVYPLTEGVVQKIDTRAVGMAVVVLGGGRIDPKQKIDYHVGFDHLAGLGARVDARTPIARIHARDDAAASEAEERLRRAYLIGEPAASAPVIYDHIPPQGGQ; encoded by the coding sequence ATGACCCTTCTCCCCCAGGAAGTCATCGCCAAAAAGCGCGACGGCGGACAACTCGGCGCCGACGAAATCGCCGGGTTTATCGCCGGCATCACCTCGGGCGCGGTCAATGATGCGCAGGCGGCGGCGTTCGCCATGGCCGTCTATTTCCAGAACATGTCCCTCGACGAGCGGGTGGCGCTGACCCTCGCCATGCGCGATTCCGGCCGGGTGCTCGACTGGTCCGACCTCGACGGGCCGGCCATCGACAAGCATTCGACCGGCGGGGTGGGCGACAATGTATCGCTCATGCTCGCCCCCATTCTTGCCGCATGCGGGGCTTATGTGCCGATGATCTCGGGGCGCGGATTGGGCCATACCGGAGGCACGCTGGACAAGTTCGACGCCATTCCCGGCTATATGACCAACCCCGATATCGAAACGCTGCGCCGGGTGGTCAAAGGAGTGGGCTGCGCCATCATCGGCCAGACCGACGATCTGGCACCCGCCGACAGGCGGCTGTACGCCATCCGCGACGTGACGGCGACCGTGGAAAACATTTCGCTCATCACGGCATCGATCCTCTCCAAAAAGCTCGCCGCCGGGTTGGACGCGCTGATCTTAGACGTCAAGACCGGCTCGGGCGCCTTCATGAAAACGCTTGCCGATTCCGTGGGTCTGGCCGAGAGCCTGGTTGCCGTGGCCAATGGCGCTGGGATGACCACTGGGGCGCTGATCACCGATATGAGCCAGCCTCTCGCCTCCGCAGCGGGCAATTGGCTGGAAGTGAAAAACGCCATCGATTTTCTTACCGGCACACACCGGGACAAGCGGCTCGAAGAGGTGACGCTGGCGCTTTGCGCCCAGGGTCTGGTGCTGGGTGGCATGGCGCTCGATGCCGATGACGGCTTGCTACGAGCCAGGATGGCGCTCGAAAGCGGCAGGGCGGCGGAGAAATTCTTCGCCATGGCCAATGCGCTGGGCTCCTGGCACGATCTGAGCGCTTACGCGCCTGATCCCACCCCGATCGTCAGGGATGTCTATCCACTGACCGAAGGGGTCGTGCAAAAGATCGATACGCGCGCCGTGGGCATGGCCGTCGTCGTACTCGGCGGAGGACGTATCGACCCCAAGCAAAAGATCGACTATCACGTCGGCTTCGATCACCTGGCCGGGCTGGGTGCGAGGGTGGACGCGCGGACGCCGATCGCCCGTATCCACGCCCGCGACGATGCCGCCGCCAGCGAGGCTGAAGAGCGGTTGCGGCGGGCCTATCTGATCGGCGAGCCGGCCGCTTCCGCGCCGGTGATCTATGACCATATTCCACCTCAAGGAGGCCAATGA
- a CDS encoding Flp family type IVb pilin, translating to MNLLKKFAADESGATAIEYGLIAALMAVAVIAAIGLLGPQLNSAFTDIGSALSTTAATADTAAPTTPNTSTTP from the coding sequence ATGAATCTTTTGAAGAAATTCGCCGCCGACGAATCCGGCGCAACTGCTATTGAATACGGTCTTATCGCGGCGCTGATGGCTGTTGCGGTTATTGCTGCGATCGGTTTGCTCGGCCCTCAACTAAATAGCGCGTTTACCGACATTGGTAGCGCCCTTAGCACTACGGCTGCAACCGCAGACACCGCTGCGCCGACCACGCCTAATACCAGCACCACCCCATAA
- a CDS encoding pilus assembly protein N-terminal domain-containing protein: MPIVLRRVLLAAALSVTGLGLPAAFAQDQEAVTVTVNANMARILRINAPAATVIIGNPAVADVTIQDPQTLILTGRSYGRTNMIILDANGDPIADTVVEVAQLKSDTVTIFSGAQRTSVACAPNCQPVIMLGDDTSYTSNVIASSTLVDGAAAN, encoded by the coding sequence ATGCCAATCGTGTTGCGCCGCGTGCTGTTGGCTGCGGCCCTGTCGGTAACCGGCCTCGGTCTTCCGGCGGCCTTTGCCCAGGACCAGGAAGCGGTGACGGTGACCGTCAATGCCAATATGGCCCGCATCCTGCGCATCAATGCGCCCGCAGCCACGGTGATCATCGGCAATCCCGCCGTCGCCGACGTCACCATCCAGGATCCCCAGACGCTGATCCTCACCGGCAGAAGCTATGGACGCACCAATATGATCATTCTCGATGCCAACGGCGATCCGATCGCCGACACGGTGGTCGAGGTGGCGCAGCTCAAATCCGACACCGTTACGATCTTTTCGGGCGCCCAGCGCACCTCGGTCGCCTGCGCGCCCAATTGCCAGCCGGTGATCATGCTGGGCGACGACACCAGCTACACGTCCAACGTCATCGCTTCGAGCACGCTGGTCGACGGCGCCGCCGCGAACTAG
- a CDS encoding prepilin peptidase — protein sequence MSTIMWPFFPLLMTFAACSDLFTMRISNVLVAAVAVGFLVIALMVGLSPAAIGMHLAAGALVLAVTFGMFAMGWIGGGDAKLAAAISLWMGFELLLPYLLYASVFGGALTLLLLVGRRYALPGPLLKAGWLVRLHHPKTGVPYGIALALAAMLVYPQTFAFERLIANPTLQQTLLDGLRTF from the coding sequence ATGTCGACAATTATGTGGCCCTTCTTCCCACTGCTCATGACTTTTGCCGCCTGCTCGGATCTGTTCACCATGCGCATTTCCAATGTGCTCGTCGCCGCGGTGGCTGTCGGCTTTTTGGTCATTGCTCTCATGGTGGGGCTTAGCCCAGCGGCAATCGGGATGCATCTGGCGGCAGGCGCGCTGGTTCTCGCCGTCACCTTCGGGATGTTTGCCATGGGCTGGATCGGCGGTGGCGATGCCAAGCTGGCAGCGGCGATTTCGCTCTGGATGGGGTTCGAGCTCCTTCTGCCCTACCTGCTGTATGCCTCGGTGTTCGGCGGAGCTTTGACTCTGCTGCTGCTCGTCGGCCGCCGCTACGCGCTGCCCGGTCCCTTGCTCAAGGCCGGTTGGCTGGTGCGCCTGCATCACCCCAAGACCGGCGTGCCCTATGGCATCGCCCTGGCGCTTGCCGCCATGCTGGTCTATCCGCAGACCTTCGCCTTCGAGCGACTGATTGCCAATCCTACCTTGCAGCAAACCCTGCTCGATGGACTGCGTACGTTCTAA
- the cpaB gene encoding Flp pilus assembly protein CpaB, with translation MKPARILLIVVALVAGGLAAFLATRGSGPQPEQPVETAQVELEARERVLVASRAIGLGQRLTANDVSWQDWPEGAVRSEYITQSAVPEAAQQVAGAVARFEFFPGEPIREAKLVNANQGYLSAVIGQGMRAVSVSVTPDSASGGYIVPNDRVDVVLIRSGADYSETILSNVRVLAIGTRLGEVGTTGGGADPDNPSSQVFESAEIATLELTPAQSETILQAGASGRLALVLRSVIDFAETVDTAQGSSQTVRLIRYGQAQSVTSSAPRAVPVLPGGSISALEDPSAPATPVSPSSPVIEVR, from the coding sequence ATGAAACCGGCGCGTATTCTGCTTATTGTTGTCGCTCTGGTGGCCGGCGGCCTGGCCGCATTTCTGGCCACGCGCGGCAGCGGCCCGCAGCCCGAACAACCCGTCGAGACCGCGCAGGTCGAGCTCGAGGCGCGCGAGCGGGTTCTGGTCGCCAGCCGCGCCATCGGCCTGGGGCAGCGCCTCACTGCCAATGATGTGAGCTGGCAGGATTGGCCCGAGGGCGCCGTCCGGTCCGAATACATCACTCAAAGCGCCGTGCCCGAGGCAGCCCAGCAGGTCGCCGGAGCCGTCGCCCGTTTCGAATTCTTCCCTGGCGAGCCGATCCGCGAGGCCAAGCTGGTCAACGCCAATCAGGGCTACCTTTCGGCGGTGATCGGCCAAGGGATGCGCGCCGTGTCGGTTTCGGTCACCCCCGATTCCGCATCGGGCGGCTATATCGTCCCTAACGATCGCGTCGACGTCGTGCTCATCCGCTCGGGTGCCGACTATTCGGAGACCATTCTCTCCAATGTTCGGGTGCTGGCCATCGGCACGCGCCTGGGCGAAGTCGGAACCACCGGCGGCGGGGCCGATCCCGACAATCCTTCCTCGCAGGTCTTCGAATCCGCCGAGATTGCCACTCTCGAACTCACCCCAGCCCAATCGGAAACCATTCTTCAAGCCGGCGCGTCGGGTCGGCTTGCCCTGGTGTTGCGCTCGGTGATCGATTTCGCGGAAACAGTCGATACCGCCCAGGGGTCGAGCCAGACCGTGCGGCTCATCCGGTATGGACAGGCCCAATCGGTGACCTCGAGCGCGCCGCGGGCCGTGCCCGTGCTGCCGGGCGGCTCGATTTCCGCTCTTGAAGATCCCTCCGCCCCGGCAACGCCGGTTTCGCCGTCTTCGCCCGTCATCGAGGTCAGATAG
- a CDS encoding pilus assembly protein has product MSRSHFDILSQLVRFLRNPEGVAAVEFAMIAPMLLILYLGATDITQALAIDRKLGQFATTVSDQIARRTMVTEEDVQAVIDAGEAIMRPFDFDRTKLRFTIVKVEGNSARVTGATEYNWTVEEEPGESYELTADLMDLGEGHHVIIATAAYDFTPLFGLVFNGTMNLEQRSVHLLREQTDDFGFTSATGPTSPSDEAGEDEESGEGEEGQSSDEDDGTEDAADDDADAGNDDNQGDDDERNWWDQWQDWCRRQRWC; this is encoded by the coding sequence ATGAGCCGCAGTCACTTCGATATTCTCTCCCAATTGGTTCGTTTCCTTCGCAACCCTGAGGGCGTCGCCGCCGTCGAGTTCGCGATGATCGCGCCAATGCTGCTCATCCTCTATCTCGGCGCCACCGACATAACCCAAGCCCTTGCAATCGACCGCAAGCTGGGACAATTCGCAACGACCGTCAGCGACCAGATAGCTCGTAGGACTATGGTCACGGAGGAGGACGTGCAGGCGGTTATCGATGCCGGTGAAGCGATCATGCGTCCATTCGATTTCGACCGGACCAAGCTGCGTTTCACCATCGTCAAGGTCGAGGGAAATTCCGCTCGGGTGACGGGTGCCACGGAATACAACTGGACCGTGGAAGAAGAGCCCGGCGAGAGCTACGAGCTTACCGCCGATCTCATGGATCTGGGTGAGGGACATCACGTCATCATCGCCACCGCGGCCTATGATTTCACGCCTCTGTTCGGCCTCGTATTCAACGGCACGATGAATCTCGAACAGCGCTCCGTCCATCTCCTGCGCGAGCAGACCGACGACTTCGGCTTTACATCTGCGACAGGGCCAACCTCACCTTCCGATGAAGCTGGCGAGGACGAGGAATCCGGAGAAGGCGAGGAGGGCCAATCGTCGGACGAAGATGATGGGACTGAGGATGCCGCCGATGATGATGCCGATGCCGGGAACGACGACAATCAAGGCGACGACGATGAACGCAACTGGTGGGACCAATGGCAGGATTGGTGCCGTCGTCAACGGTGGTGCTAG
- a CDS encoding HAD family phosphatase, producing the protein MSEPLIPVFDLGGVFVDWNPMYLFRKLFDTEEEAQWFGDTICTKDWNLEFDAGDIYAEGVAKLITRFPRYWREIQAYDTRWKETIGGIYQGTVDIHNELIEADIPTFAITNFSWEKWVSVLDEWPFLEKFDGVVVSGLEKLVKPDPRIFRLFCDRYGLAPESCVFIDDNEANVVSARAVGMETIHFSTPEALRAELISYGLPLKR; encoded by the coding sequence ATGTCAGAACCCCTCATCCCCGTCTTCGATCTCGGCGGCGTCTTCGTTGACTGGAACCCGATGTATCTGTTCCGCAAGCTCTTCGATACCGAGGAGGAGGCGCAATGGTTCGGCGACACGATCTGCACCAAGGACTGGAACCTCGAATTCGACGCCGGGGATATCTATGCCGAGGGCGTTGCCAAGCTCATCACCCGCTTTCCGCGCTATTGGCGCGAGATCCAGGCCTATGACACGCGCTGGAAGGAAACCATCGGCGGCATCTATCAGGGCACCGTCGATATCCATAACGAGTTGATCGAGGCCGACATCCCCACCTTCGCCATCACCAATTTCTCCTGGGAGAAATGGGTGTCTGTGCTCGATGAATGGCCGTTCCTGGAAAAATTCGACGGCGTGGTGGTCTCGGGGCTGGAAAAGCTGGTCAAGCCCGATCCGCGCATCTTCCGCCTGTTCTGCGATCGCTACGGATTGGCACCGGAATCGTGCGTGTTCATCGACGACAATGAGGCCAATGTGGTCTCGGCGCGTGCCGTGGGGATGGAGACCATCCACTTCTCCACGCCGGAAGCTCTTCGGGCGGAGTTGATCAGCTACGGCCTGCCGCTCAAGAGGTAG